The DNA segment TCAGTGCAATCGATTCAAATCCTTGGACGCCAAACACGAACTTAATCATCCAAAATTAgctaaaacaataataaaaaaaaaacatactcTTGAGCTCATCCAGCCACCTAGTGATACTGTCAAAAGTCGTCCTCCTGCTAATATCATACACCACAAGCGCCCCAAACGCGCCGCGGTAATAGGCCGAAGTGACGGCCCGGAACCTCTCCTGGCCAGCGGTATCCCAAATCTGAGCCTTCACTTCTTTGCCATCGATCTCAAGCGTCTGGGTCTGAAACTCCACGCCGATCGTAGCTTTAGAATGCAAGTTGAACTCATTTCTGGCGTAGCGCGACAGCAAATTCGATTTGCCGACTGCCGAGTCCCCAATTATCACGATCTTGAACAAGTACTCTTCCCCCTCGTCATCTGAAGAAGAACCCATTT comes from the Henckelia pumila isolate YLH828 chromosome 1, ASM3356847v2, whole genome shotgun sequence genome and includes:
- the LOC140867753 gene encoding ras-related protein RABA5e, giving the protein MGSSSDDEGEEYLFKIVIIGDSAVGKSNLLSRYARNEFNLHSKATIGVEFQTQTLEIDGKEVKAQIWDTAGQERFRAVTSAYYRGAFGALVVYDISRRTTFDSITRWLDELKTHSDTTVAKMLVGNKLDLENIRDISVEEGKSLAESEGLFFMETSALDSTNVSKAFEIVIREIYNNVSRKVLNSDSYKAELSVNRVSLVDNGNDGSKQTGGSYCCSR